One window from the genome of Grus americana isolate bGruAme1 chromosome 14, bGruAme1.mat, whole genome shotgun sequence encodes:
- the YIPF5 gene encoding protein YIPF5 isoform X1: MSGFDSFSTDFFQTSYSIDDQAQPYDYSGRPYSKQYGGYEYSQQSGFVPPEMMQQQQPYTGQIYQPTQTYTPTSAQSFYGSNFEDEPPLLEELGINFDHIWQKTLTVLHPLKVADGSIMNETDLAGPMVFCLAFGATLLLAGKIQFGYVYGISAIGCLGMFCLLNLMSMTGVSFGCVASVLGYCLLPMILLSTFAIVFSLQGMMGIILTAGIIGWCSFSASKIFISALAMEGQQLLVAYPCALLYGVFALISVF; encoded by the exons ATGTCTGGGTTCGACAGCTTCAGCACAGACTTCTTCCAGACGAGCTACAGCATCGATGACCAGGCCCAGCCCTACGATTACAGCGGGAGACCGTACAGCAA GCAGTATGGAGGCTACGAATACTCGCAACAAAGTGGATTTGTCCCTCCAGAGatgatgcagcagcagcagccttacACAGGGCAGATTTACCAGCCAACGCAGACATACACTCCAACTTCAGCACAGTCGTTTTATGGAAGTAATTTTGAGGATGAGCCTCCTCTATTAGAAG AATTGGGGATCAATTTCGACCACATCTGGCAGAAGACACTAACAGTGCTACACCCCTTAAAGGTAGCAGATGGCAGCATCATGAATGAGACTGATTTGGCTGGGCCAATGGTCTTCTGTCTGGCTTTTGGAGCCACGCTATTACTG GCTGGTAAAATTCAGTTTGGTTATGTGTATGGAATAAGTGCAATCGGATGTTTAGGGATGTTTTGTCTCCTCAACTTAATGAGCATGACGGGCGTCTCGTTTGGCTGCGTTGCCAGCGTCCTGGGATACTGTCTTCTTCCTATGATCCTACTTTCCACTTTTGCAATTGTATTTTCGTTGCA GGGAATGATGGGGATTATTCTCACGGCTGGAATCATTGGCTGGTGCAGCTTTTCTGCTTccaaaatctttatttctgcCTTAGCAATGGAAGGACAACAACTTCTAGTAGCATACCCCTGTGCTTTGTTGTATGGAGTCTTTGCtctcatttctgtcttttga
- the YIPF5 gene encoding protein YIPF5 isoform X2, whose translation MMQQQQPYTGQIYQPTQTYTPTSAQSFYGSNFEDEPPLLEELGINFDHIWQKTLTVLHPLKVADGSIMNETDLAGPMVFCLAFGATLLLAGKIQFGYVYGISAIGCLGMFCLLNLMSMTGVSFGCVASVLGYCLLPMILLSTFAIVFSLQGMMGIILTAGIIGWCSFSASKIFISALAMEGQQLLVAYPCALLYGVFALISVF comes from the exons atgatgcagcagcagcagccttacACAGGGCAGATTTACCAGCCAACGCAGACATACACTCCAACTTCAGCACAGTCGTTTTATGGAAGTAATTTTGAGGATGAGCCTCCTCTATTAGAAG AATTGGGGATCAATTTCGACCACATCTGGCAGAAGACACTAACAGTGCTACACCCCTTAAAGGTAGCAGATGGCAGCATCATGAATGAGACTGATTTGGCTGGGCCAATGGTCTTCTGTCTGGCTTTTGGAGCCACGCTATTACTG GCTGGTAAAATTCAGTTTGGTTATGTGTATGGAATAAGTGCAATCGGATGTTTAGGGATGTTTTGTCTCCTCAACTTAATGAGCATGACGGGCGTCTCGTTTGGCTGCGTTGCCAGCGTCCTGGGATACTGTCTTCTTCCTATGATCCTACTTTCCACTTTTGCAATTGTATTTTCGTTGCA GGGAATGATGGGGATTATTCTCACGGCTGGAATCATTGGCTGGTGCAGCTTTTCTGCTTccaaaatctttatttctgcCTTAGCAATGGAAGGACAACAACTTCTAGTAGCATACCCCTGTGCTTTGTTGTATGGAGTCTTTGCtctcatttctgtcttttga